A segment of the Amycolatopsis thermophila genome:
TCAGCTCGAACATGACGCGGCCCGGCTTGACGTTGGCGACCCACCACTCGGGCGAACCCTTACCGGAACCCATGCGGGTTTCGGCCGGCTTCTTGGTGAGCGGGCGGTCCGGGAAGATGTTGATCCACACCTTGCCGCCACGCTTGATGTGCCGGGTGATGGCGATACGAGCGGACTCGATCTGCCGGTTGGTCACGTAGTGGTGCTCAAGCGCCTGGATGCCGTACTCACCGAAGGTGACCTTCGTGCCGCCCTTGGCGGCACCGGAACGCTTCGGCGAGTGCTGCTTGCGGTGCTTGACCTTGCGTGGGACGAGCACGCCTCAGCCCTCCGTCTTCTCGGCCGCGTCCGGCGAGCCCTGCGCGGGCGCCTCGCTGGTCGCGACATCCGTGTCGGCCTTCGCGGCGGCAGCGGCGCGGCCGGCTTCGGTCGAGGTCGGCGTCGTGCCCTGCGCGCCGGACCGGCGCGGGCGCGACGGACGCTCCCGGCGCGGACGCTCGTTGGCGGCCGCGGCGTCCCGCTCGGCCTTGGCCTTCAGGCCGCCGACCAGGTCGCCCTTGTAGATCCACACCTTCACGCCGATGCGGCCGAAGGTGGTGCGGGCCTCGAAGAAGCCGTAGTCGATGTCCGCGCGCAGCGTGTGCAGCGGGACCCGGCCGTCGCGGTAGTGCTCCGACCGCGACATCTCGGCACCGCCGAGACGGCCGCTGCACTGCACGCGGATGCCCTTGACCTGCGACGAGCGCATGGTCGTCTGGATCGCCTTGCGCATCGCGCGGCGGAACGCCACGCGGTTGGACAGCTGCTCGGCGACACCCTGCGCGACGAGCTGGGCGTCGGCCTCGGGGTTCTTGACCTCGAGGATGTTCAGCTGCACCTGCTTGCCGGTCAGCTTCTCCAGCGAGCCGCGGATCCGGTCGGCCTCCGCACCGCGGCGGCCGATCACGATGCCCGGGCGCGCGGTGTGGATGTCGACGCGCACGCGGTCACGGGTGCGCTCGATCTCGACCTTGGAGATGCCGGCGCGCTCCATGCCCGTGGAGAGCAGCTTGCGGATCTTGACGTCCTCGGCCACGTACTCCGCGTACTGCTTGTCGGCGTACCAGCGCGACTTCCAGTCCGTGGTGATTCCCAGCCGGAAGCCGTGCGGGTTGATCTTCTGGCCCACTAGCGGCCACCTGCCTTCTTCTTACCGCTCTTCTTCGCTTCCGGACGCGAAACGACCTCGACCGTGATGTGGCTGGTCCGCTTGCGGATCCGGTACGCACGGCCCTGGGCGCGCGGCTGGATGCGCTTGAGGGTCGGCCCCTCGTCGGCGTACGCGTTCTTGACGAACAGCGTGTCCGGGTCCAGGTTGAGGTTGTTCTCAGCGTTGGCCACGGCGCTCGCGAGCACCTTCGCCACCGGCTGGCTCGCCGCGTACGGCGAGAACCGGAGCACGGCGAGGGCTTCGGCGGCGCTAAGACCCTTGATCAGCTCGATCACCCGGCGCACCTTCGTCGGCGAGTCCCGGACGAAGCGAGCCCGCGCCACGGCCACCTGGGCCGGAGCGGTTTCTGGGGCTGTCATCGCTTGCTTTCCCTAACTCTCGTGTGCCCGCTCAGCGGCGGCGCGACTTCCGGTCATCCTTGACGTGACCCTTGAAGGTCCGCGTCGGGGCGAACTCGCCGAGCTTGTGGCCCACCATGGCCTCGCTGACGAACACCGGCACGTGCTTGCGGCCGTCGTGCACCGCGATGGTGTGACCCAGCATGTCCGGGATGATCGTGGACCGGCGGGACCACGTCTTGATCACGGTCTTCTTGCCCGACTCGTTGAGCGCGTCCACCTTCTTGAGCAGGTGGTCGTCCACGAACGGGCCCTTCTTAAGGCTGCGCGGCATGTTCTCTTACCTCCCTGCTCAGCGCTTCTTGCCGGTACGCCGGCGGCGGACGATCAGTGCGTCGGACGGCTTGCGACGGCGGGTGCGGCCCTCCGGCTTGCCGTTCGGGTTGACCGGGTGGCGGCCACCCGAGGTCTTGCCCTCACCACCACCGTGCGGGTGGTCGACCGGGTTCATGACGACACCGCGGACGGTCGGGCGCTTGCCGCGCCAGCGGTTGCGGCCCGCCTTGCCCCAGTTGATGTTGGCGTGCTCGGAGTTGCCGACCTCGCCGACCGTGGCGCGGTTGCGCACGTCCACGTTGCGGATTTCGCCCGAGGGCATCCGCAGCTGGGCGTACGGACCGTCCTTGGCCACCAGCTGCACGCGGGCACCGGCCGAGCGGGCGATCTTCGCGCCGCCACCGGGGCGCAGCTCGATCGCGTGCACCACGGTGCCGACCGGGATGTTGCGCAGCGGCAGGTTGTTGCCCGGTTTGATGTCGGCGCGCGGGCCGCTCTCCACCTTGTCGCCCTGCTTGAGCTTGTCGGGGGCGATGATGTAGCGCTTCTCGCCGTCGACGTAGTGCAGCAGCGCGATGCGGGCGGACCGGTTCGGGTCGTACTCGATGTGCGCGACCTTGGCCGGGATGCCGTCCTTGTCGTTGCGCCGGAAGTCGATGACCCGGTAGGCCCGCTTGTGGCCGCCACCCTTGTGCCGGGTGGTGATCTTGCCCGAGGAGTTGCGGCCGCCGCTCTTGCTCAGCGGGCGCAGCAGCGACTTCTCCGGCTCCGACCGGGTGATCTCGGCGAAGTCCGACACGCTCGAGCCACGGCGGCCCGGAGTCGTCGGCTTGTACTTACGAATACCCATGACAGCTTCCGTCCCTTACGCGGCGGGTCCGCCGAAGATCTCGATCGGCTTGCTCTCGGCGGACAGCGTCACGACGGCGCGCTTGACGTCCTTGCGCTTGCCGAAGCCGTAGCGGGTCCGCTTGCGCTTGCCCTGCCGGTTCAGCGTGTTCACGCTGACGACCTTGACGCCGAAGATCTGCTCGACGGCGATCTTGATCTGCGTCTTGTTGGCGTCCGGCCGGACCACGAACGTGTACTTGTGGTCCTCGAGGAGCCCGTAGGACTTCTCGGAGATCACCGGCGCGAGCACGATGTCACGAGGGTCCGGGATGGCAACGCTGCTCACTGCGCTTCACTCCCTTCAACCTCACTCGACCGCGCGGAAGCCTTGGCCGCCTTGCCCTTGACCGGGCCGGCGATGAAGGCGTCGTACGCGGCCTTGGTGAACACCACGTCGTCGTTGACCAGCACGTCGTAGGTGTTGAGCTGGTCCGGGTTGATCAGGTGCACGTTCGGCAGGTTGCGGGCCGACAGCCAGCCCTGCTCGTCCTCGCGGTGCAGCACGACCAGCAGGCGCTTGGCCTGGGTCACGGCGGCGAGGGCCTGCTTCGCCTCCTTGGTGGAGGGCTTCTCGCCCGACACCAGCTCGGTGATGACGTGCACCTGGCCGGCGCGCGCCCGGTCGGAGAGGGCACCGCGCAGGGCGGCGGCCTTCATCTTCTTCGGGGTGCGCTGGGTGTAGTCGCGCGGCGTGGGGCCGTGGACGGTGCCACCACCGGCGAACTGCGGGGCGCGGGTCGAACCCTGGCGGGCGCGGCCGGTGCCCTTCTGGCGGTACGGCTTCTTGCCGCCACCGGAGACCTCACCGCGGGTCTTCGTGTCGTGCGTGCCCTGGCGCGCGGCGGCCTGCTGGGCCACCACGACCTGGTGCATCAGCGGCACGTTGGCCTGCACGTCGAAGATGTCGGCGGGGAGCTCGACGGTGCCCTCGGCGCTGCCGGCCGGGGTCTTCAGCTCGACGCTGGTCATGCGGTCGCACCACCCTTCGCGGCGGTCTTGACGAAGACGAGGCTGCCCTTGGGGCCGGGGACGGCACCCTTGATGAGCAGCAGGCCCTCTTCGGCGCGCACGTCGTGGACGGTCAGGCCCTGCGTGGTGACCCGGGCGCCGCCCATGCGGCCGGCCATCCGCAGGCCCTTGAACACGCGGCCCGGGGTGGCGCAGCCACCGATCGAGCCGGGGGCGCGGTGCTTGGCCTGGTTACCGTGGCTGGCGCCCTGGCCCTTGAAGCCGTGGCGCTTCATGACACCGGCGTAGCCCTTGCCCTTGCTGGTGCCCGTGACGTCGACGCGGGAGCCGGCCGGGAACACCTCGGCGGTGATCTCCTGGCCGACCTCGTAGCTTTCGGCGTCGGTCGTGCGCAGCTCGGCCAGGAACCGCCGCGGGGTCACGCCCGCCTTCTGGAAGTGGCCGGTCTCGGGCTTGTTGACCTTGCGCGGGTCGACGGCGCCGAAAGCCAGCTGGACGGCCTGGTAGCCGTCGTTGTCCTGGGTACGGATCTGGGTCACCACGTTCGGCCCGGCCTGGACGACGGTCACCGGCACGATCCGGTTGTCCTCGCCGAAGACCTGGGTCATGCCGAGCTTGGTGCCCAGGATGCCCTTTACTTGCCTGTCAGACATGAGTCTCTTATCTCCGCCGCTCGCCCAACGCTTACTGGATGTTGACGTCGACGCTCGCCGGGAGGTCGATGCGCATGAGCGCGTCGACCGTCTTCGGCGTCGGGTCGAGGATGTCGATCAGCCGCTTGTGCGTGCGCATCTCGAAGTGCTCGCGCGAGTCCTTGTACTTGTGCGGCGAGCGGATGACGCAGTAAACGTTCTTCTCGGTGGGCAGCGGCACAGGTCCGACGACCGAGGCGCCGGTGCGCGTCACCGTCTCGACGATCTTGCGCGCGCTGGCATCGATCGCCTCGTGGTCGTAGGCCTTGAGCCTGATGCGGATCTTCTGTCCCGCCATGGTCGCAGCTCGTTCCTTCGTCTTGTGCCGCTATCTCTACCGGCACTTTCGCGCCGGTTTCCGCACGTCAACGCCCTCGCGTCCGATCCACGCGGTCGGGCGTGTCGCGCCCGCTGCGCAGACTGATCCCGTAGCAGGAATCGTCGTCGTGCCGGTTGGTCTTCACCGCGAGACGGCCGTGCCGGCCATCTGCGCGCCCGTGCTCTCCCCCTGGGATACCCACGGACCAAGGCCACTCGCGCCGGGGCGGCCGAATCTGCGAGAGATATCGGCCGCCCCGCAACGAGCAACTCAACTAGTGT
Coding sequences within it:
- the rplP gene encoding 50S ribosomal protein L16, with the translated sequence MLVPRKVKHRKQHSPKRSGAAKGGTKVTFGEYGIQALEHHYVTNRQIESARIAITRHIKRGGKVWINIFPDRPLTKKPAETRMGSGKGSPEWWVANVKPGRVMFELSFPNETQAREALRRAIHKLPMKCRIVTREGGEF
- the rplW gene encoding 50S ribosomal protein L23; protein product: MSSVAIPDPRDIVLAPVISEKSYGLLEDHKYTFVVRPDANKTQIKIAVEQIFGVKVVSVNTLNRQGKRKRTRYGFGKRKDVKRAVVTLSAESKPIEIFGGPAA
- the rpsC gene encoding 30S ribosomal protein S3 is translated as MGQKINPHGFRLGITTDWKSRWYADKQYAEYVAEDVKIRKLLSTGMERAGISKVEIERTRDRVRVDIHTARPGIVIGRRGAEADRIRGSLEKLTGKQVQLNILEVKNPEADAQLVAQGVAEQLSNRVAFRRAMRKAIQTTMRSSQVKGIRVQCSGRLGGAEMSRSEHYRDGRVPLHTLRADIDYGFFEARTTFGRIGVKVWIYKGDLVGGLKAKAERDAAAANERPRRERPSRPRRSGAQGTTPTSTEAGRAAAAAKADTDVATSEAPAQGSPDAAEKTEG
- the rplB gene encoding 50S ribosomal protein L2, whose product is MGIRKYKPTTPGRRGSSVSDFAEITRSEPEKSLLRPLSKSGGRNSSGKITTRHKGGGHKRAYRVIDFRRNDKDGIPAKVAHIEYDPNRSARIALLHYVDGEKRYIIAPDKLKQGDKVESGPRADIKPGNNLPLRNIPVGTVVHAIELRPGGGAKIARSAGARVQLVAKDGPYAQLRMPSGEIRNVDVRNRATVGEVGNSEHANINWGKAGRNRWRGKRPTVRGVVMNPVDHPHGGGEGKTSGGRHPVNPNGKPEGRTRRRKPSDALIVRRRRTGKKR
- the rplC gene encoding 50S ribosomal protein L3, whose protein sequence is MSDRQVKGILGTKLGMTQVFGEDNRIVPVTVVQAGPNVVTQIRTQDNDGYQAVQLAFGAVDPRKVNKPETGHFQKAGVTPRRFLAELRTTDAESYEVGQEITAEVFPAGSRVDVTGTSKGKGYAGVMKRHGFKGQGASHGNQAKHRAPGSIGGCATPGRVFKGLRMAGRMGGARVTTQGLTVHDVRAEEGLLLIKGAVPGPKGSLVFVKTAAKGGATA
- the rpsJ gene encoding 30S ribosomal protein S10, whose product is MAGQKIRIRLKAYDHEAIDASARKIVETVTRTGASVVGPVPLPTEKNVYCVIRSPHKYKDSREHFEMRTHKRLIDILDPTPKTVDALMRIDLPASVDVNIQ
- the rplD gene encoding 50S ribosomal protein L4; translation: MTSVELKTPAGSAEGTVELPADIFDVQANVPLMHQVVVAQQAAARQGTHDTKTRGEVSGGGKKPYRQKGTGRARQGSTRAPQFAGGGTVHGPTPRDYTQRTPKKMKAAALRGALSDRARAGQVHVITELVSGEKPSTKEAKQALAAVTQAKRLLVVLHREDEQGWLSARNLPNVHLINPDQLNTYDVLVNDDVVFTKAAYDAFIAGPVKGKAAKASARSSEVEGSEAQ
- the rpsS gene encoding 30S ribosomal protein S19; the encoded protein is MPRSLKKGPFVDDHLLKKVDALNESGKKTVIKTWSRRSTIIPDMLGHTIAVHDGRKHVPVFVSEAMVGHKLGEFAPTRTFKGHVKDDRKSRRR
- the rplV gene encoding 50S ribosomal protein L22: MTAPETAPAQVAVARARFVRDSPTKVRRVIELIKGLSAAEALAVLRFSPYAASQPVAKVLASAVANAENNLNLDPDTLFVKNAYADEGPTLKRIQPRAQGRAYRIRKRTSHITVEVVSRPEAKKSGKKKAGGR